The proteins below come from a single Fusarium verticillioides 7600 chromosome 3, whole genome shotgun sequence genomic window:
- a CDS encoding salicylate hydroxylase: MSTRSGWRALDVAVIGGGIGGQAVATSLRRQGHKVTIYERADFAGEVGASISCAANGTRWLEEWNVNIEIGDPVTLRKLISRDWKTGEPISVYDLKDYKERWGYVYYMFHRQYMHRMLMDSALGEGEGPPAQLIVNHQATDVDVESGEVTFANGKKVKHDLVIGADGIGSTLRSVFGIKPDRKPATCTCLHTNVDTAKAVELGLVDYSQNSALEYWGGYNTHFKIVLSPCNGGKLLSYYCFFPREAGDLKAQTWDQEATLDELLDPYPDLDRAVFKHLEIGYEIRPWRLWLHEPYDHWTEGVACIMGDAAHPMMPDQSQGACQAIEDAAAIGLVFSKKHFNGDIRESLKVFEKVRKPRATKVQAASARARENINERIGFSSNTNTKVYNVATEDGKLTIDEMNMTMLRMFLLSEGLGKTSSQSQRRKTISSH, translated from the exons ATGTCGACTCGCAGCGGTTGGCGCGCACTTGACGTGGCCGTCATTGGAGGTGGCATCGGAGGTCAAGCAGTTGCTACCTCTCTTCGCCGTCAAGGTCACAAGGTCACCATTTACGAACGCGCTGATTTTGCCGGCGAGGTTGGAGCCTCCATCTCATGTGCTGCTAATGGTACTCGCTGGCTGGAGGAATGGAATGTCAATATTGAGATTGGCGATCCAGTTACTCTCAGAAAGTTGATCAGTCGAGACTGGAAGACTGGTGAGCCTATCAGCGTCTATGATCTCAAGGATTATAAAGAACGATGGGGATAT gtctaCTACATGTTTCATCGCCAGTATATGCATCGCATGTTGATGGACAGTGCCCTTGGTGAAGGCGAAGGGCCCCCTGCTCAACTCATTGTGAACCACCAG GCTACCGATGTAGACGTGGAGAGTGGTGAGGTCACCTTTGCAAATGGTAAGAAGGTAAAGCACGATCTAGTCATTGGAGCCGATGGCATTGGATCCACCCTTCGAAGTGTTTTCGGTATTAAGCCCGATCGCAAGCCAGCGACCTGCACATGTCTGCACACCAATGTCGACACTGCAAAGGCTGTGGAGCTCGGCTTAGTTGACTACTCTCAAAACAGCGCGCTAGAGTATTGGGGAGGCTACAACACCCATTTTAAGATCGTTCTATCTCCTTGCAACGGAGGCAAGCTCCTGTCTTACTACTGCTTCTTTCCGCGCGAGGCAGGCGACCTCAAGGCACAGACTTGGGATCAAGAGGCCACTCTagacgagcttctcgaccCATACCCCGATTTGGACCGGGCCGTCTTCAAACACCTTGAGATTGGGTACGAGATCCGCCCGTGGAGACTGTGGCTCCATGAGCCTTACGATCACTGGACGGAGGGGGTTGCCTGCATTATGGGAGATGCTGCTCATCCG ATGATGCCGGATCAAAGTCAGGGTGCTTGCCAGGCtattgaagatgctgccgcTATTGGTCTCGTGTTCAGTAAGAAGCACTTTAACGGCGATATTCGCGAGTCTCtcaaagtctttgagaaAGTTCGCAAGCCAAGAGCGACCAAGGTTCAGGCTGCATCGGCAAGGGCCCGGGAGAACATCAACGAGCGAATTG GCTTCTCTAGcaacacaaacaccaagGTGTACAATGTTGCAACTGAAGATGGCAAATTGACtatcgatgagatgaataT GACCATGTTGAGAATGTTTTTACTGAGCGAAGGCTTGGGGAAAACATCAAGTCAGAGCCAAAGGAGGAAGACCATAAGTTCGCACTAG